A section of the Streptomyces sp. V3I8 genome encodes:
- a CDS encoding DUF6643 family protein encodes MTSPRSTYGGGYYSASFPDTPIYDSLVAERGTPQIAPIRVPAAYDTAGSNLPALPSALPALAAAPSPQAAQYGYPQAQQPAPLQQAAAPYIPQQGGAPRGYPGQQAPQPQRPMTGGTGYEAMRPAAPRPAQAAPRPAQAPYQDPYNNQQYRGY; translated from the coding sequence ATGACCTCCCCCCGCTCCACCTATGGCGGCGGTTACTACTCCGCCTCCTTCCCGGACACCCCGATCTACGACTCCCTCGTGGCCGAGCGGGGCACCCCGCAGATCGCCCCGATCCGGGTCCCCGCGGCCTACGACACCGCGGGCAGCAACCTGCCGGCCCTGCCGTCGGCCCTGCCCGCGCTGGCCGCCGCCCCCTCTCCACAGGCCGCCCAGTACGGCTACCCCCAGGCCCAGCAGCCCGCTCCGCTGCAGCAGGCCGCCGCGCCGTACATCCCGCAGCAGGGCGGCGCGCCGCGCGGCTACCCGGGCCAGCAGGCTCCCCAGCCGCAGCGCCCGATGACCGGCGGCACGGGCTACGAGGCGATGCGCCCCGCGGCTCCGCGTCCCGCGCAGGCGGCTCCCCGTCCGGCCCAGGCGCCGTACCAGGACCCGTACAACAACCAGCAGTACCGGGGTTACTGA
- a CDS encoding TerD family protein, protein MSMSKGSNVPVPTTGLRVELGWRAGPGVPDADASALLLASGKVRSDADFVFYNQPSHSSGAVRHEGKRTAGGQVNDTLFVDLARVESAIERVVLAASSDGGTFGQVPGLYIRILDDRQGTEIARFDSEGASVETAFVLGELYRRQGAWKFRAVGQGYGSGLEGLATDFGITVDEPRQAAPPVPAAPAPPAAPAPAPTAPPVTASRPTTPPAPPAPPAAPVRLTKVTLTKDAPSVSLTKQGGTSGVMRVNLNWTVRKQFSGWQAKLGRAIAMHADLDLDLCALYELSDGSKGVVQALGNAFGALHQPPFIHLDGDDRTGATTSGENLSVNLDHLQYFRRILVFVTIYEGARSFADLDATVTLQPLHGAAVDFSLGECTVPSTVCALALITNTGNDLVVQREARFLVPDRGVSPQRTVDYAYGWGMNWTPGRK, encoded by the coding sequence ATGTCAATGTCTAAAGGTTCGAACGTTCCGGTGCCGACGACCGGACTGCGCGTCGAACTGGGCTGGCGGGCCGGTCCCGGCGTGCCCGACGCGGACGCCTCGGCGCTGCTGCTGGCGTCCGGGAAGGTCCGCTCGGACGCGGACTTCGTGTTCTACAACCAGCCGTCGCACTCCTCCGGCGCGGTGCGCCACGAGGGCAAGCGCACCGCCGGCGGCCAGGTGAACGACACCCTGTTCGTCGACCTCGCGCGCGTGGAGTCCGCGATTGAGAGGGTGGTGCTCGCCGCCTCCTCGGACGGCGGCACGTTCGGGCAGGTCCCCGGGCTCTACATCCGGATCCTCGACGACCGGCAGGGCACGGAGATCGCGCGCTTCGACAGCGAGGGCGCGAGTGTCGAGACGGCGTTCGTGCTCGGCGAGCTCTACCGCAGACAGGGCGCGTGGAAGTTCCGCGCCGTCGGACAGGGGTACGGCAGCGGACTCGAGGGCCTCGCCACGGACTTCGGGATCACGGTCGACGAGCCCCGGCAGGCGGCGCCGCCCGTCCCCGCGGCCCCCGCCCCGCCCGCGGCCCCCGCCCCGGCCCCCACGGCCCCGCCGGTCACGGCCTCCCGGCCGACGACGCCCCCGGCCCCGCCCGCCCCGCCCGCCGCTCCCGTACGGCTGACCAAGGTCACGCTCACCAAGGACGCGCCGTCCGTCTCGCTGACCAAGCAGGGCGGCACCTCCGGCGTGATGCGTGTGAACCTCAACTGGACGGTGCGCAAACAGTTCTCGGGCTGGCAGGCCAAGCTGGGCCGGGCCATCGCCATGCACGCGGACCTCGACCTCGACCTGTGCGCCCTCTACGAGCTCTCCGACGGCAGCAAGGGCGTCGTCCAGGCCCTCGGCAACGCCTTCGGAGCGCTGCACCAGCCGCCGTTCATCCACCTCGACGGCGACGACCGCACCGGCGCGACGACGAGCGGCGAGAACCTCAGCGTCAACCTCGACCACCTCCAGTACTTCCGGCGCATCCTCGTCTTCGTCACCATCTACGAAGGGGCGCGTTCCTTCGCCGACCTCGACGCCACGGTCACCCTCCAGCCGCTGCACGGCGCGGCCGTGGACTTCTCGCTCGGCGAGTGCACCGTGCCCTCGACCGTGTGCGCACTCGCCCTCATCACCAACACCGGCAACGACCTCGTCGTCCAGCGCGAGGCGCGCTTCCTCGTCCCGGACCGCGGGGTGAGCCCGCAGCGCACCGTGGACTACGCCTACGGGTGGGGCATGAACTGGACCCCCGGCAGGAAGTGA
- a CDS encoding glycosyltransferase has protein sequence MSALAWTAVGSLTAWLWLLLGQGFFWRTDVRLPPRRDPDTWPSVCVVVPARDEAAVLPDSLPSLLAQDYPGRAEVFLVDDGSSDGTGELARELGRRYGGLPLTVGSPGEPPPGWTGKLWAVRHGIGLARAREPGYLLLTDADIAHEPDSLRELVAAAVTGEYDLVSQMARLRVESVWERLVVPAFVYFFAQLYPFRWIAAKGSRTAAAAGGCVLLRTAAAERARIPDAVRQAVIDDVAVARAVKGSGGRIWLGLADRVDSVRPYPRLHDLWRMVSRSAYTQLRHNPLVLAGTVAGLAVVYLVPPVALVAGLATGGRTAAAAGGLAWLTMTATYLPMLRYYRQPLRLAPLLPVTALLYLFMTVDSAVQHHRGRGAAWKGRTYARPDAAPEQP, from the coding sequence ATGAGCGCCCTCGCATGGACCGCTGTCGGATCACTGACCGCCTGGCTGTGGCTGCTTCTGGGCCAGGGCTTCTTCTGGCGCACGGACGTCCGGCTGCCGCCGCGCCGGGATCCGGACACCTGGCCGTCGGTGTGTGTCGTCGTGCCGGCCCGCGACGAGGCCGCCGTCCTGCCCGACAGCCTGCCGTCGCTCCTCGCGCAGGACTATCCGGGGCGGGCCGAGGTCTTCCTCGTCGACGACGGCAGTTCGGACGGTACCGGGGAGCTGGCCCGCGAGCTGGGCCGGCGGTACGGCGGGCTGCCGCTGACCGTCGGTTCGCCCGGAGAGCCGCCTCCGGGCTGGACCGGCAAGCTGTGGGCCGTGCGTCACGGCATCGGTCTGGCACGCGCGCGTGAACCCGGGTACCTGCTGCTCACCGACGCGGACATCGCCCACGAACCGGACAGCCTGAGGGAGTTGGTGGCCGCGGCCGTCACCGGGGAGTACGACCTCGTCTCGCAGATGGCCCGCCTGCGGGTGGAGAGCGTCTGGGAGCGGCTGGTGGTGCCGGCGTTCGTCTACTTCTTCGCGCAGTTGTATCCGTTCCGGTGGATCGCCGCGAAGGGGTCGCGGACGGCCGCCGCGGCGGGCGGCTGCGTCCTGCTGCGGACGGCCGCCGCCGAGCGGGCCCGCATCCCGGACGCCGTCCGGCAGGCCGTCATCGACGACGTGGCGGTGGCGCGGGCCGTGAAGGGGTCCGGGGGGCGCATCTGGCTCGGACTCGCCGACCGTGTCGACAGTGTGCGTCCCTATCCGCGGCTGCACGACCTGTGGCGGATGGTCTCGCGCAGCGCGTACACCCAGTTGCGGCACAACCCGCTGGTGCTGGCCGGCACCGTGGCCGGTCTCGCCGTGGTGTACCTGGTGCCCCCGGTGGCCCTCGTCGCGGGGCTCGCGACGGGCGGCCGCACGGCGGCGGCGGCCGGCGGGCTGGCGTGGCTGACGATGACGGCGACGTACCTGCCGATGCTGCGCTACTACCGGCAGCCGCTCCGGCTCGCCCCGCTGCTGCCGGTCACCGCCCTGCTGTACCTCTTCATGACGGTGGACTCCGCGGTGCAGCACCACCGGGGGCGCGGCGCGGCCTGGAAGGGCCGCACCTATGCCCGCCCCGACGCGGCTCCGGAGCAGCCGTGA
- a CDS encoding glutamate racemase produces the protein MKIALMDSGIGLLAAATAVRRLRPDAELVLSSDPGSMPWGPRTPQDVTARALAVAEAAAAHRPDALIVACNTASVHALPALRARLEPGVPVVGTVPAIKPAAAGGGPVAIWATPATTGSPYQRGLIREFAGGVAVTEVPCPGLADAVEHADEAAVDAAIAAAAARTPEDVRAVVLGCTHYELVAERIRAAVQRPGAAPLVLHGSAGAVAAQALRRAGGAPACDASGVSGPGAVTVLLGGREGVLPATALTYDEGRLLQAVSPAR, from the coding sequence GTGAAGATCGCGCTCATGGACTCCGGAATCGGACTGCTCGCCGCGGCCACCGCGGTTCGTCGGCTGCGACCCGACGCGGAGCTCGTTCTCTCCTCGGACCCCGGCAGCATGCCGTGGGGGCCCCGCACCCCGCAGGACGTGACCGCACGCGCCCTCGCCGTCGCCGAGGCGGCCGCCGCGCACCGGCCCGACGCGCTGATCGTGGCCTGCAACACCGCTTCCGTGCACGCGCTGCCCGCGCTGCGCGCCCGGCTGGAGCCCGGGGTGCCCGTCGTCGGCACGGTCCCGGCGATCAAGCCGGCCGCGGCGGGCGGCGGGCCCGTCGCGATCTGGGCCACGCCCGCGACCACCGGCAGTCCCTACCAGCGCGGGCTCATCCGTGAGTTCGCCGGTGGGGTCGCCGTCACCGAGGTGCCCTGCCCGGGCCTCGCGGACGCCGTCGAGCACGCCGACGAAGCGGCCGTCGACGCGGCGATCGCCGCGGCCGCGGCCCGCACCCCCGAGGACGTGCGGGCCGTCGTCCTGGGCTGCACCCATTACGAACTGGTCGCCGAGCGCATCCGCGCGGCCGTGCAGCGGCCCGGCGCCGCGCCGCTCGTCCTGCACGGCTCCGCGGGCGCCGTGGCCGCCCAGGCACTGCGCCGCGCCGGTGGGGCACCCGCCTGCGACGCTTCCGGTGTCTCGGGCCCGGGCGCCGTCACGGTGCTGCTCGGCGGACGCGAGGGCGTACTGCCCGCGACCGCGCTGACGTACGACGAGGGCAGACTCCTCCAGGCGGTCAGTCCCGCGCGCTGA
- a CDS encoding O-antigen ligase: MTSPAGPASAHDRRSASDAAGVVALGACAAWSLITAAAHGGRPEGVLLAVLAVAAGYASGRICGELLPVAAPGAGALAGLGLVVAAPHIDPGSQATSPLGQTGATAALLTLCAGAACCAAWAAGPPGLRLALRLLAAGTAATAAVLGSTSGFVACLGVLLCSLAADRIRRRAVGLGGLALAVVLVTGATWAIAEDVLPDGLATSLEGQLTRHRVLLWHDALDMAAREPGLGVGPGRFAELSPTATQALPPDGKPHSAPLQQAAEQGVLGVALLAAVFCWVLYALWRSPRPTPVVLTAGAALAALAAIAAVGNALSFTTVTAGAGLLAGLATARPAAPEPPGRPGGP; this comes from the coding sequence ATGACTTCGCCGGCCGGTCCGGCGTCGGCACACGACAGACGCAGTGCGTCGGACGCGGCGGGGGTCGTGGCGCTCGGCGCCTGCGCCGCCTGGTCCCTGATCACCGCCGCGGCGCACGGCGGCCGGCCCGAAGGGGTGCTGCTCGCCGTGCTCGCCGTCGCGGCCGGGTACGCCTCGGGACGGATCTGCGGCGAACTCCTGCCGGTGGCCGCGCCCGGCGCGGGCGCGCTGGCGGGGCTCGGGCTGGTCGTGGCGGCCCCGCACATCGATCCGGGCAGCCAGGCGACCTCGCCGCTCGGGCAGACCGGGGCGACCGCCGCGCTGCTCACCCTCTGCGCGGGGGCCGCGTGCTGCGCGGCCTGGGCGGCCGGGCCGCCGGGACTGCGGCTCGCGCTGCGCCTGCTGGCCGCCGGCACGGCGGCGACCGCGGCCGTCCTGGGATCGACGTCGGGCTTCGTGGCCTGTCTGGGGGTGCTGCTCTGCTCACTCGCCGCGGACCGTATACGCCGCAGGGCCGTGGGGCTCGGCGGTCTCGCACTCGCGGTGGTCCTGGTCACCGGGGCGACCTGGGCGATCGCCGAGGACGTGCTGCCGGACGGTCTGGCCACGTCCCTGGAAGGGCAGCTCACCCGGCACCGGGTGCTGCTGTGGCACGACGCGCTGGACATGGCCGCCCGGGAGCCGGGGCTCGGCGTCGGGCCCGGCCGCTTCGCCGAACTGAGCCCGACCGCCACCCAGGCGCTGCCACCGGACGGCAAACCCCATTCGGCGCCGCTCCAGCAGGCCGCCGAACAGGGTGTCCTGGGCGTCGCGCTGCTGGCCGCGGTGTTCTGCTGGGTCCTGTACGCGCTGTGGAGGTCACCGCGCCCCACCCCGGTCGTCCTGACGGCCGGCGCCGCGCTGGCGGCCCTGGCCGCGATCGCCGCGGTCGGCAACGCGCTGAGCTTCACCACGGTCACGGCGGGCGCGGGCCTGCTGGCGGGCCTGGCCACGGCCCGCCCGGCCGCACCGGAACCACCGGGGAGACCGGGCGGCCCCTGA
- the lnt gene encoding apolipoprotein N-acyltransferase: MTVTATSVDEPEQLEPQTRPVPRVVGLARRLLPAAAAALSGVLLYVSFPPRTLWWLALPAFAVLGWCLRGRTWKAALGLGYLFGLGFLLPLLVWTGVEVGPGPWLALVIIEAVYVALVGAGIAAVSKLPGRPLWAAALWTAGEAARARVPFGGFPWGKIAFGQADGVFLPLAAVGGTPVLGFAVVLCGFGLYETVRQVVEARRTSAVRRGAAAVALLSLVLPVAGAFAARLLVSDRAEDGTATVAVIQGNVPRAGLDFNSQRRAVLDHHARETERLAARVEAGKAARPDFVLWPENSSDIDPFRNSDAYAVIDKAAKAIGAPVSVGAVVQRDGKLYNEQILWDPVKGPGATYDKRQVQPFGEYLPMRSLIGAVNGNWTSMVSQDFSRGDKPGVFTMAGTEVGLATCYEAAFDWAVRDTVTNGAQIISVPSNNATFDRSEMTYQQLAMSRVRAVEHSRTVTVPVTSGVSAVIMPDGRITQRTGMFVADSLVQKVPLRSSETPATRLGIAPEMLLVLVAAGGLAWAVSSGVRRTR; encoded by the coding sequence GTGACCGTCACAGCGACCTCCGTAGACGAGCCGGAACAGCTCGAACCGCAGACCCGGCCCGTCCCGCGCGTGGTCGGCCTGGCGCGACGACTCCTGCCGGCCGCCGCCGCGGCACTCTCCGGAGTGCTGCTGTACGTCAGTTTTCCGCCACGCACCCTGTGGTGGCTGGCGCTGCCGGCCTTCGCGGTCCTCGGCTGGTGCCTGCGCGGCCGCACCTGGAAGGCGGCCCTCGGTCTGGGCTACCTCTTCGGCCTCGGCTTCCTGCTGCCGCTGCTCGTGTGGACCGGCGTGGAGGTCGGCCCCGGGCCCTGGCTGGCGCTCGTGATCATCGAAGCGGTGTACGTCGCCCTCGTCGGCGCGGGCATCGCGGCCGTGTCGAAGCTGCCCGGCCGGCCCCTCTGGGCGGCCGCCCTGTGGACCGCCGGAGAGGCGGCACGCGCGCGCGTGCCCTTCGGCGGCTTCCCCTGGGGCAAGATCGCCTTCGGCCAGGCGGACGGCGTCTTCCTGCCGCTCGCGGCGGTCGGCGGCACCCCCGTCCTCGGGTTCGCCGTCGTCCTGTGCGGCTTCGGCCTGTACGAAACCGTCCGGCAGGTCGTCGAGGCGCGGCGCACGAGTGCCGTGCGCCGCGGGGCCGCCGCCGTGGCACTGCTCAGCCTCGTCCTCCCCGTGGCCGGCGCCTTCGCCGCACGCCTGCTGGTCAGCGACCGTGCCGAGGACGGCACCGCGACCGTCGCCGTCATCCAGGGCAACGTGCCGCGCGCGGGCCTCGACTTCAACTCCCAGCGCCGCGCCGTCCTCGACCACCACGCGCGGGAGACCGAGCGTCTCGCCGCGCGGGTCGAGGCGGGCAAGGCCGCCCGGCCGGACTTCGTGCTGTGGCCGGAGAACTCCTCCGACATCGACCCGTTCCGCAACTCCGACGCCTACGCAGTCATCGACAAGGCGGCCAAGGCGATCGGCGCGCCCGTCTCGGTCGGCGCCGTCGTGCAGAGGGACGGCAAGCTCTACAACGAGCAGATCCTCTGGGACCCGGTGAAGGGCCCCGGCGCCACCTACGACAAGCGGCAGGTCCAGCCGTTCGGCGAGTACCTTCCGATGCGCTCGCTCATCGGCGCCGTCAACGGGAACTGGACGTCCATGGTCAGCCAGGACTTCAGCCGAGGCGACAAGCCGGGCGTGTTCACCATGGCGGGCACCGAGGTCGGCCTCGCGACCTGCTACGAGGCCGCCTTCGACTGGGCCGTGCGCGACACCGTCACGAACGGCGCGCAGATCATCTCCGTACCGAGCAACAACGCCACGTTCGACCGCAGCGAGATGACCTACCAGCAGCTCGCCATGTCCCGTGTCCGCGCCGTCGAGCACAGCCGTACCGTGACCGTCCCGGTGACCAGCGGTGTCAGTGCCGTGATCATGCCGGACGGGAGGATCACCCAGCGGACCGGCATGTTCGTGGCGGACTCGCTCGTCCAGAAGGTGCCGCTGCGCTCCTCCGAGACCCCGGCCACGCGCCTCGGGATCGCGCCCGAGATGCTGCTGGTCCTGGTCGCGGCGGGCGGGCTCGCGTGGGCGGTGTCGTCGGGCGTGCGCCGAACGCGGTGA
- a CDS encoding NUDIX domain-containing protein translates to MATPDFIRTIRATAGRQLLWLPGVTAVVFDDEGRVLLGRRVDTGKWAVVAGMSEPGEQPAACAVREVYEETGVRCVAERVVLVQALKPITYPNGDVCQFMDITIRCRAVGGEARVNDDESLEVAWFDVDALPELNEHGLFRIKQALSDEPTWFDPAT, encoded by the coding sequence ATGGCTACTCCTGACTTCATCCGTACGATCCGGGCCACCGCAGGCCGCCAGCTCCTCTGGCTGCCCGGAGTCACCGCCGTCGTCTTCGACGACGAGGGCAGAGTCCTGCTGGGACGCCGCGTCGACACCGGCAAGTGGGCGGTCGTCGCCGGAATGTCGGAGCCGGGCGAACAGCCCGCCGCCTGCGCCGTCCGGGAGGTGTACGAGGAGACGGGCGTCCGGTGCGTCGCCGAACGCGTCGTGCTCGTACAGGCCCTGAAGCCGATCACGTATCCGAACGGCGACGTCTGCCAGTTCATGGACATCACCATCCGGTGCCGGGCCGTCGGCGGCGAGGCCCGCGTCAACGACGACGAGTCGCTCGAGGTCGCCTGGTTCGACGTGGACGCGTTGCCGGAGCTGAACGAACACGGGCTCTTCCGGATCAAGCAGGCGCTGTCCGACGAGCCCACGTGGTTCGACCCCGCGACCTGA
- a CDS encoding class F sortase, whose translation MSSAPRPHPVRRPAGLPVLARLALAVTAVLTVLTGCSSTPGTAAPAAADSPAAAGSLAPGAAGAERPAVPTEVAIPSVGITGPLMELGLNADRTVEVPPAEKGMTAGWYVGGSVPGEVGPAVIIGHNDTRFGKAVFHDLGKITKGADITVTDSRGASARFTVTGTESVSKSSFPTEKVYGPTGERALRLVTCDGDFDAQGHPVNNLIVYATLA comes from the coding sequence GTGTCCTCTGCACCTCGTCCGCATCCGGTACGGCGTCCGGCCGGCCTGCCGGTCCTCGCCCGCCTCGCCCTTGCCGTCACCGCGGTCCTCACCGTGCTCACCGGCTGCTCGTCCACCCCCGGCACGGCCGCTCCGGCCGCCGCGGACTCCCCCGCCGCCGCCGGTTCCCTGGCGCCAGGCGCTGCCGGCGCCGAGCGGCCGGCTGTTCCCACCGAGGTCGCCATCCCCTCCGTCGGGATCACCGGCCCACTGATGGAACTCGGCCTCAACGCGGACCGGACCGTCGAGGTCCCCCCGGCCGAGAAGGGGATGACCGCCGGCTGGTACGTCGGGGGTTCCGTGCCCGGAGAGGTCGGTCCCGCCGTCATCATCGGCCACAACGACACCCGCTTCGGCAAGGCCGTCTTCCACGACCTCGGGAAGATCACCAAAGGTGCGGACATCACCGTCACCGACAGCCGGGGAGCTTCGGCGCGCTTCACCGTCACGGGCACCGAGAGCGTCAGCAAGAGCTCCTTCCCGACCGAGAAGGTCTACGGCCCCACCGGCGAACGCGCACTGCGCCTGGTCACCTGCGACGGCGATTTCGACGCCCAGGGGCACCCGGTGAACAACCTCATCGTCTACGCGACGCTGGCCTGA
- a CDS encoding cell wall metabolism sensor histidine kinase WalK, with protein MRRRDERTRLPLRKSLLGRLLTVSALVASCSVAATAWLAVQTTSGAIRQEQGQNLIADAEIYNTLRGYAATHPDWVDVDDTVRRLARTSERRIVLTTQDRRPLSDSTDGARSASGSAPSAPLPRQASAVVDPLSVDTVLAPGAASAGTDRVDPRAVGPFLLPAGEREILRKATTASVKCLAAAGVAADVVQSPSGRPRVQYVSSETDRSLELRCLTTSSAGPTATERKALRALDQLADACLKRQGLTGVKLNLDLSWDRGYGADGSGTDDLSALPVTEGGTTDEKRAAEQRAVQEKVAQDRATREKIGAGAGRLPTERSSKHDRATASCVDSARREQLTSYVAAPALLFIDSPDAVSVPGFDLSPANTTRIAGAAALVLALTVGASVIAGARLVRPLHALTGAAQRMRDGLGPAPVPVGSDNEIGRLAAAFNDMAAHRARLEEQRKAMVSDVAHELRTPLSNIRGWLEAAQDGLAEPDPAFVSSLHEEAVQLQHIIDDLQDLGAADAGALRLHLEPVRVDDLLGQVAAAHQGLAETAGVTLTVCAAAPGAPVPPPLDADPVRLRQAVSNLLSNAVRHTPPGGRVTLRSYANGSGDEVAVEVSDTGSGIPQDDVPHVFDRFWRAEKSRNRSTGGSGLGLAIVLKLAEAHGGTASVVSTEGRGSVFTLRLPAAPDRGAERAEPGETAARP; from the coding sequence GTGCGACGCCGTGACGAGCGGACCAGGCTGCCTCTGCGCAAGAGCCTGCTCGGCCGGCTGCTGACCGTGTCGGCGCTGGTGGCGTCGTGTTCGGTCGCCGCCACCGCCTGGCTCGCCGTGCAGACGACCTCCGGCGCGATCCGCCAGGAGCAGGGACAGAACCTCATCGCCGACGCGGAGATCTACAACACCCTCCGGGGGTACGCGGCCACCCACCCCGACTGGGTGGACGTCGACGACACCGTGCGCCGGCTGGCCCGCACGTCCGAGCGCCGGATCGTACTGACCACCCAGGACCGCCGGCCGCTCTCCGACTCCACCGACGGCGCGAGGAGCGCCTCCGGCAGCGCGCCCTCCGCCCCGCTGCCACGGCAGGCTTCGGCGGTCGTCGACCCGCTGTCCGTCGACACCGTGCTGGCGCCCGGTGCCGCCTCCGCAGGTACGGATCGCGTCGATCCACGCGCGGTCGGACCGTTCCTGCTGCCGGCCGGGGAACGCGAGATCCTGCGCAAGGCCACCACCGCGAGCGTGAAGTGCCTCGCTGCGGCGGGCGTCGCCGCGGACGTCGTCCAGAGCCCGAGCGGACGGCCCCGTGTCCAGTACGTGAGCAGCGAGACCGACCGCTCCCTGGAACTGAGGTGTCTGACGACCTCCTCGGCCGGTCCCACCGCGACCGAGAGGAAGGCCCTGCGCGCACTCGATCAACTGGCCGACGCCTGTCTGAAACGGCAGGGCCTCACCGGCGTGAAACTGAACCTGGACCTGTCCTGGGACCGAGGCTACGGGGCGGACGGCTCGGGCACCGACGACCTGTCCGCGCTTCCCGTGACCGAGGGCGGCACCACCGACGAGAAGCGGGCGGCCGAGCAGCGGGCCGTCCAGGAGAAGGTGGCACAGGACCGGGCGACCAGGGAGAAGATCGGCGCCGGCGCCGGCCGCCTGCCCACGGAGCGCAGCAGCAAGCATGACCGGGCGACAGCCTCCTGCGTCGACAGCGCCCGCCGCGAACAGCTCACGTCCTATGTCGCGGCCCCCGCGCTGCTGTTCATCGACAGCCCCGATGCCGTCAGCGTGCCCGGTTTCGATCTCTCACCGGCCAACACCACGCGTATCGCCGGCGCCGCGGCCCTGGTCCTCGCCCTCACCGTCGGCGCCTCCGTGATCGCCGGAGCCAGGCTCGTACGCCCGCTGCACGCGCTCACCGGCGCCGCCCAGCGGATGCGGGACGGCCTGGGCCCGGCGCCCGTACCGGTCGGCTCGGACAACGAGATCGGACGGCTGGCGGCGGCCTTCAACGACATGGCCGCGCACCGGGCCAGGCTCGAGGAGCAGCGCAAGGCGATGGTCAGCGATGTCGCCCATGAGCTGCGTACCCCGCTGAGCAACATCCGCGGCTGGCTGGAGGCGGCGCAGGACGGTCTGGCGGAGCCGGACCCGGCGTTCGTGTCCTCGCTCCACGAGGAGGCGGTGCAGCTCCAGCACATCATCGACGATCTCCAGGACCTGGGGGCCGCCGACGCGGGCGCGCTGCGCCTGCACCTGGAGCCGGTCCGCGTCGACGACCTGCTCGGCCAGGTCGCCGCGGCCCACCAGGGGCTGGCCGAGACCGCGGGCGTCACGCTGACGGTCTGCGCGGCGGCGCCCGGCGCACCTGTTCCGCCGCCGCTCGACGCCGATCCCGTACGGCTGCGCCAGGCCGTCAGCAATCTGCTCTCCAACGCGGTACGCCACACACCGCCCGGCGGCCGGGTCACGCTGCGCTCGTACGCCAACGGGTCCGGGGACGAGGTGGCCGTGGAAGTCTCCGACACCGGCAGCGGCATACCGCAGGACGACGTCCCGCACGTCTTCGACCGCTTCTGGCGGGCGGAGAAGTCCCGTAACCGGAGCACCGGCGGCAGCGGCCTCGGCCTGGCGATCGTCCTCAAACTCGCCGAGGCCCACGGTGGTACGGCGAGCGTGGTGAGCACGGAGGGACGGGGCTCGGTCTTCACCCTGCGCCTGCCGGCCGCGCCGGACCGGGGTGCCGAGCGGGCGGAGCCCGGGGAGACCGCCGCCCGACCATGA
- a CDS encoding response regulator transcription factor — protein sequence MVAEDDAKQAELVRRYLEHEGHSVTVVGDGRTALDRVRHREPDLLVLDVMMPRADGLDVVRILRAECREVPVLMLTARSTEDDLLLGLDLGADDYMTKPFSPRELMARVRTLLRRNRGSAGAGPLPSPGPAPAATADAAVEDGTLSVGTLRIDTARHEVLVGGMPVECTPGEFRILTAMAAEPDRVFTRQRLLEELHGFDKYISGRTVDVHVMNLRKKIEHAPRRPTRLLTVFGVGYKLTDPAKKAHRATP from the coding sequence ATGGTTGCCGAGGACGACGCGAAACAGGCGGAGTTGGTGCGCCGATACCTGGAGCACGAGGGGCACTCGGTCACGGTCGTCGGGGACGGCCGTACGGCACTCGACAGGGTGCGCCACCGGGAGCCCGATCTGCTCGTTCTCGATGTGATGATGCCCCGGGCCGACGGCCTGGACGTGGTCAGGATCCTGCGTGCCGAGTGCCGGGAGGTGCCGGTGCTGATGCTCACGGCCCGCAGCACTGAGGACGATCTGCTGCTCGGCCTGGATCTCGGCGCCGACGACTACATGACCAAGCCGTTCAGCCCGCGTGAGCTGATGGCCCGGGTCCGTACGCTGCTGCGCCGCAACCGGGGCTCCGCCGGTGCCGGGCCCCTGCCCTCGCCCGGCCCCGCACCCGCCGCCACCGCCGATGCCGCCGTCGAGGACGGGACGCTGTCGGTGGGCACCCTCCGGATCGACACGGCCCGGCACGAGGTGCTGGTCGGGGGGATGCCGGTCGAGTGCACGCCCGGCGAGTTCCGCATCCTCACCGCGATGGCGGCCGAACCCGACCGGGTCTTCACCAGACAGCGGCTCCTGGAGGAGCTGCACGGCTTCGACAAGTACATCAGCGGCCGCACCGTCGACGTGCACGTCATGAATCTGCGCAAGAAGATCGAGCACGCCCCGCGACGCCCGACCCGGCTGCTCACCGTCTTCGGTGTCGGCTACAAACTCACCGACCCCGCGAAGAAGGCACATCGTGCGACGCCGTGA